The stretch of DNA GCGCCCCTGATGGCGCGCCTCAGGTCGCTGAGCGAAGGACAGCAGACCACGCATGGCGCATATGAAAAGCGGTGGAGATAGCGATGACGCCGCTGAAACTGACCTTGGGACCGCTCCTCTACCTGTGGCCGACCGAGCGCTGGCGAGACTTCTATTTCGAGATTGCGGACCAATCTCCCGTCGACGTCGTCGTTCTCGGCGAAACAGTCTGCTCCAAGCGGCTTCATTTCATGGAAGGCGAGTTTGCGGCGGTGGTCGAGCGGCTCGAAGCCGCGGGCAAGCAGGTGCGGCTTTCGACCCTGGCGCTAGTCACCATCGATCGAGAGGTAAAGTACCAGCGAGCCTTTGCGAACGCCGACACGCATCTTGTCGAAGCGAACGACCTCTCGGCTCTCCATTTGTTGAAGGGCCGGACGCATGCCGTAGGGCCCTTCGTGAACGTATACAATGGCGCGACGGCGAGGATTCTTGCGAGAAACGGCGCTACCAGCGTCTGCCTTCCGCCGGAGCTTCCGGCGGCGTCGATTGCCGAGATCGCGGGATCCTGCCCAGACGTCGCCTTCGAACTATTCGCTTTCGGCCGGGTGCCGCTCGCGATTTCGGCACGCTGCGCGCACGCTCGATCAAAGGGAAGGACTAAGGACAACTGTCAGTTCGTCTGCCAGGAGGATCCCGACGGCCTTCCCGTCAACACCCTCTCCGGGCAGTCCTTTCTCGCGCTGAACGGGGTGCAGACGGTCTCCCATTCCTGTCAGGCTCTGTTTGAAGAACCGGCCGAAACCCGATCTCTGGGCGTGGCATCGCTCCGACTCTCACCACAGGCATGCGACATGACCGCCGTGTCGCGGCTGTTCAGAGCTCTGGCGGACGGTGCAATTTCGTCCCTCGAAGCAAGGGCTCGATTGCTGCAAGCCTATCCAGGCGCAGCGCTTTCCAATGGCTTTCACCACGGATTGGCCGGCGCCGAATGGGTCGCTCGGCTCCGAAACTCACAGGGACCGGACCGATGACGAGACGAGACGAGATGCCTGGCGGCTCCGCAGATCGAAGAGCGCTCCTTGCTCTGCGGCAGATCAAGGCATTCGCAAAAAACCAGGATTTCGATTGTGGGTGCGCGGCTGTCGTCGGGGAAGTTCTGGTGCATCTCGTGCCCCGGCAGCGGGCAGCGGTCGCTCAAGAACTATTCATCGCCGCCATCCGTCAGCGGGGCAAGTTGGAGACGCTGCTCGAGCTCCTTAGGGAGCTGGATCAGTTCGGCCCGGCGACCGACATATCGGAGATCGGCGAAGCCGCAATGATCTTCGAAGACATCGGACAGCAAGCGCGTCTCGGATCGCAACTCCTTAGAGCGTTCGTGTTCAACCGCGAAGACGTCCGAGGTTCAGGTTGCGCGCCCGAGCCCTCGGAAACGGCGGGACCTCTGCCATGATCGATCGCAGCCTCCAGAGGCACGTGGACGTGTTGGAATTCCTAGGCACAATCGGCGCGGCCGGCGGAGAGGTGCAAGCCACTCTTGAAGCGTACCTGTACGACACAAGCCCTTTCCAGACATTCGCACATCGTGCCGGTTCAGTCGAAGACGGCGACATTATCAAGAGGATCGGCAACGACAATGGATGAGGCGCCGTGCGCAGCACAGGAAATCAACTTCGACGAAAAAAACATGAGAGGGTCATTTCTTCTTCGGGCGGACGACGTGCAGTGTTTGGTCACGGTCACGCGCCGGGGAATCCTCAATGCGGCCTCGCCCCCTCGCGCCTCCGCCGCCCATTTCGCCGAATGCCTCGAGACGTTCCGCGCCGTTGCGCTGGAGAAGCTCTCGGAGCGCGGACGCCGCGAGACCCTTGAACTGACGGCCGAAGACCTCAGGCGGTGGCGGAGACGTCACACGCCTTCGTTAGCTGGACGGTATTCCGCGAAGCCCCACCGTGCGGCGTCAGTCGTGTTCCTCGACGAATATCGCCAACAACATCGCGCGAGATCGATCTACCACCGCGATTCTTACTGATCGAACGGCAAGGCTGGTGACCCACGGGCAACGCGACGATCAACGCGGATGCTCACTTCTTGGTCGGCGCCGCGATCTTGTCGGCCCGACCTCGATAGTCGTTTCAATCGCACTTCGCGGTTCGGTCGCCGATCACACGCCGTACGCTCAGGGCCGTGGCACTTGTGAAACTGCGAAGCGAAGCAACGAACATCGCGAGAATTGCGGTCAAAACGCTGACCGGGAAACCGAACCTCTGCTTCATGCACGCTGGACAGATTACGGTTCGTCGAACATCAACGCAGTGGCGAGATAGCAGACGCCGATCGTGCTTGCGAACTGATAGATGAACATTCCCTGTGCCACATAGCTGTACGAGGGGGAGACTGGAGCGATGGACTTTATCCAAACTACGAAACCGGCAGTGGCGCCCAGCAAGAACCCGATCGCAAGACGAGTGACGATGAACGTGACTAGAGGAGGCATGGAAATCTCCCGACATCGGTGTACGAAAACGATCAGTGGGCCTCGCTTGTTCCATCTGGGAAGATCTCGATCAAAGTTTTCGGGCGGGTAATCGTGCAGGGTGCTGTCGCGAACTTGGATATGCGCACCATGAGCCAGATGACATTCATTGCCGGCGTTTTCACGCTACTGGTACTTCCCGGCCCTACCAACGCAGTCTAGCAATGGCGTCGGCGGCCCTAACGCCATTGCGCGCCCTTTTACTAGTATCGACGGTGATCTCATCCATACTTGCTATCGTGATACCGGTCGCCGTATTCGCGGGCCCCCGTTGCGGGCGCGGCGGTGCGGTACCGTCGCGCTTCTGACGTATTTATTGGATTGACGCTCAGTGCCATTTCGCAAAACTGGCGCTCTAGCAAGTTAATTGCCCACCCGACTCGACTGCGATGAGCTTCAACAAGCCGACACGGAAAGAAAGGTGAAATAGTCTAACTGGCGCTCTAACGAACACGCAGGCTCGCCCATCCTTCTCGAGCGCACCGACACACCGGGCGCGGGAGCTGGCTTGGCCGTGATGATCCAATGATAAGCAACAAGGTCCTGGCGGCCACTAGCACAGCGGTCGGTTCAAAAGTTCGGATGGAGCTGAGCCCATCCGCGACAGGGAACCCCCGGTCTTACCTTTCGGGGGACGTTGGCGGTGGAAGAGGTCGGCTGACCGGAAGCAAACGAGAGCCACGAATGCACTCCTTGGTACTCTTTATGACTAGACCGCCTTGGCACCCACCGCGTTTGCGAGCGTCTGACGCAGCGCACGCGCTGGTGACGCTGAGGGCGAGTGATGGCTGACCGCACCGGCGAGCGAAAGGGTAGGCCGCCCGTCAGCCTGCACCTTGAACCGTGAAATCAATTGCGAAAGAGAAACCACTTCTTCCGCCAGTCGGCTGGTGCTTGCGGTGGCTTCCTCGACCATGGCCGCATTCTGCTGCGTGACCTGATCCATCTGATTGATGGCTGTATTGACTTCTGAAAGACCGGTCGTTTGTTCCTTCGCCGCAGTGGCGATCGACTGGACGTGTTCGTTGATCCTGGTTACCTGACCCTGGATCAGGCTCAGTGCCTCGCCGGTGGCGGTCACAAGTCTCACGCCGCTCTGCACTTCGGTTCCGGAGCGCGTAATCAGATCCTTGATGTCCTTGGCGGCGCGAGCAGACCGCTGCGCAAGCTCGCGGACTTCTTGGGCGACGACTGCAAAACCTTTCCCCGCCTCTCCGGCGCGCGCTGCCTCGACGCCGGCGTTAAGCGCGAGCAGGTTCGTTTGAAACGCAATCTCGTCGATCACGTTGATGATCTGGCTGATCTCGCCGGAGGCCTTCTCGATACGTCCCATGGCCGCGACGGCATCGGCGACCACTGCGCTCGATTGATCTGTGCTTCTGCGCGCCTCGGTGACCATGTGACTGGCTTCAGCCGCGCGCTCCGTCGAACTCTTTACCGCCGATGTGATCTCCTCCAGACTTGCGGCGGTTTCCTCCAATGCAGCCGCCTGCTGCTCGGTACGCTTGGACAGATCGCCAGACGCGTGGCTAAGCTCGCCGGTGCCCGAATTGATCGTTTCTATCGCCGCGCGGACTTCTGCCATCACGGTTCTCAAACCGTCCATTGTCGCATTCACGTCGCGTTTGAGTTCTGCGAATGAGCCTTGAAATTCGCCCCGCATCTCGTTGGTGAGATCCCCATGCGCCAATGCCGCGATGACGCGTTGGGTCTCGCCGACGCCACGGTGCACAGAGGCTACAAGCTCATTGACGCTTGCCGCGAAACGATCGAGATCGGGATTCTCATAGGCTTTCTGAATTCGCTGGGTAAAGTCTCCAGCAACGGCCGCAGCGACGACCGCCGATATATTCGAGGACAAATCCGCGTTCTTTTCCTGCAGGGCACGCTCCTGGGCATTAAGTTGGCGGATCCGAATGCCGTTCTGCTTGAACACGTCCACAGCGCCAGCCATTTCGCCAATCTCGTCGGTTCGACTTGCGAACGGCACTGCGGTTTCGAGGTCGCCGTCGGCAAGCTGTTTCATGCTCGATGTCAACTGACCGATGGGGCGGGCGATCGCCTTCGAACCAAAGATTGCCGAGGCGACAAGCGTTGCAACCACGAGGAATCCCATCCCAAGGCTGATTTGCAACGCCAGGCTCGATGCGGACGACATCTGGACCCCGGCTTCCTCAGCTTTGCTTTTGGCCGCATTCACGCACTCATCGAGTAACGACCCGATCTGATCGGCAATGTTCAAAAGCTTGCCCTGTGCAGCTTTTTCCTCAGCAGACGCTTCCGAACCGTTGCTAGCGCTGCCTAATCTGGCGTCTATCGAGTTGGACAGACCTTCGTATTCGGTCATCCACTGGCTCGTCAGCTCGGCAACTTTAGCGATCCGATCTTTGTTAGCCTGGAGCGTGACGTGCGCGCTTGCGCTCGCCAGGTATTTGGTCGCCGATTCATGCCGTTTGCTAACATACTCGCGCGCTTTCGTTGCATCGATGGAAGTCTCCGCCAGACGTAATTCCAACATTCCCATCATCATGCCGCGCAGCGATGCTTTTGCGTCCACCAGATCCCGGGAAATGACCAGCTGCATCCGTCCGAAATCGGCGTTTCTACCGGTCGAGGCGTCGCCAACCCAGACCGCTGCCAGCAAGGCTAAAACCATGAAGATGCCGACCGCTGACATGGCGGTCAGTTTAGCACTGATGCGGGTGAAAAGTTTGGATGGCATAGTCTCACTCCTGTCGCACGGGGCCGCCGTGGCTCCGGGCCGATGCAATCGATCAACAAGCTGGACAGGCATGTTCCAGCGGCACATGCATGCGGAACTCAGACACGTCGTCCCACACTCTGCGGCGAGGTGGTTGATTAGAATTATTACAAAGTGCTTAAGTTTTCGTTGAGGCTATTTGTACACAGGTCAAGTGACGAGACGTACGCCTCCGCACGGGCGCTGAAAGCGCTTCCGCTTGCGAGGCCTGATATTGCGGTTTTGCGACAAGAAGCCCCACGGGAAAAATGACACTTGGAGAGCGCAGCCCTTACTGGCTATTTTCCAATCCGAAACCGGTCTGTTAAACTCTCTCCGCTTCTCCAGACCTTGCGAGGCAACCATGGCCGACGAGACAGTCAACGTGCGTTATATTGTCGAGAACGTCGAGGTCGCCGTCGAATGGTATGTCGCCCATCTCGGCTTTTCTCTGATCTCGAAGCATGCGCCGGCTTTCGCGGACATCAGGCGCGGTGCACTGCGTCTGCTTCTGAGCGGCCCGAGAAGTTCGGCGGGCCGGCCGATGCCTGACGGCGAACAGCCGATACCCGGCGGCTGGAATCGCATTCACCTAATCGTAAACGATCTGACCACCGAGGTGGCGCGTCTGCGGGCAAGCGGCGTCCGCTTCCGCAATGATGTGGTCACCGGGCCGGGAGGCTCGCAGATCCTGCTCATTGATCCCTCCGGCAACCTCATCGAATTGTTTCAGCCTGCGCGGCAGTAACATTGATGTGTGGCTTCACTCGAACACACTCGACGGCAAGCCGAAGTCATCCGTGTCGTCGCCCAGCGCAATGGAGTTTCATCAAGGAGGCCCCTCCTTGAGCAGCCGGTATCCTCGATGCGCTCCAAATCCGAGATCGCGCAAGCTCACGAGTCCGAACGGCGACAGGAAGGCTTTGGTCGTCACCAGCGTATAGAGCCCGCCCGGCTGCGGGCTGCGCGGATAGGAGGAAACCAAACCGAGAGAGCGGAGGTGCGCGATCACGTCGCGGCGGACCTCCGGCAATCCTTGAGTTTCCCCGCGCGTGATCGGCTGGTGATAGGCGACCATCACCATAATTTCAGGTCGGCCTTCGACAGCACCGGCTTCACAGGCCACGCGCGCATGGGTTTCGAAGGGTATGTCGACGTCGTGCGCAAGCTGACACGACGTTTCTCGCTCTTCTATGCACCTGTCTACGAAAACATGAAGGCTCACGGCGATGGCGCCCTGGCCTCCGCCGATGTGGTTCATCCGAACGATGCCGGACATCATGCGATCTTCGACGCTTTTACAAATGCGGATCGGTCATAGCGCTTCAGACTCAAGACCAGCGCTGTACTCGCCGGACAGTCCTGCCAAGGCGGCCGCTCGCCGTTTGGTGGGCCCCGCAATGCGGTCATTCTCCGGACGGCGCGCAATCCGCCAGATTGATCAGGCCTCTAAAATGCATTCCTGACCGGAAACACGTCTTCGCCGTAATGGTGAAGCCTCGTGTGGTGCCGTCAGCATAACCACCGTACCCTTAAAGGCTCTTCGTATTGATCATGACGGGCATCGACTGCTTCGACTCCGCAGACTTCACAGCTTTGCTTTTCCAGCTCGCCGGCTTTGACTGCTCGCTGCACGGCGAGGTGAGCATCATATTTGCCTGGATTGACACGACGCCAATTCGCTTGGCGGGTATCGGTTTTCAGCATCGCTGCATCCTGCCTCATGTCAGTTTGTGCTCTCGTCGGAGACGATGCCTGTATCACAACTTCGCGTGCCGAGCTTCCGGGGCGAACATCCCGACAACTGGTGCGAGATTGTCACCTGCTATCTCGCCGTCAATCAATGGCTCAACGCCGGCGCCGCCATTCACTCGGGCCGGTCCGAACGCCATCCGCTGTGCGATGTCGAATATCATCTGACCGAAGTGTATCCTTGGATGGATATTGGACTGAGTTGCGGAAGGCTTAGCCCACCGCATCAACGTGCGACCGTTAACCAATCGCCGATCGTCGTCCCAAAATGCTGCATCCAGGCCGTCGATATAGCTGACGAGCAATTCGGCGAGGCTCCCGGAGAGGGCGATGTTGTGGGCGATCTGCAGAAGGGGGCGCATCACGGGTCAGTTCTTAGGGCAGGAAGACGAGCACCGCGGCTGAATCGGTCATCCGCCCACGGTTGGGATAACCGAGAGACCTGAAAAATATCTCACCCGGGCCGGTCTCCGTGACATGGCGATTGGCCTCGGTCCAGGCCCGGCCCCTGCGAAGTACGCCGACGTTCCAGTGGTCGATTGGGCTCGACCGCAGCATGGCCTGATCGCGAATATAGCTGCATGCCTGCACGCGCTGCTGGACGATGAGGATATCGCCGAGATGCCAGCCGGTCTGTTCCGCGAGAAAACCGTCGTCCTCAGATTGTCCGTCCGGCAGATGAACATCGACAAGCGGCGCCATATGTGATCGCCAGGACTGGAATTGTTCTTTCGGCGGCAGGTCTCGCGTCGAAAATCGCAAGGGCACCAATGCAGGTGGAACGTCCACCTGATGTTCTTTCTGCGGGGACGGTTCGCGCGGCCAGCGCCGCTGCTCAAGGTGGGCCGGCCATTCCCGTCCAGCAGCGGGGTCATCTCCAGACACCGTAACCATCCAATTCCCCCAGCGCATAAGCCGATCCGGGCTGTTGAAACAGCAAAAAAATCGCTTTCGCGGCTGAAATGGCCGCGCAGCCCATCCGAACAAAACCGAATCGACTGAAGTCTTACGTGCATAAGCTACTTATCATATTCATTTACGAGCAGAAATGGACGGACCGATAATTTTCGGGATGCGGCGATAACGACAATCGCGTCCTGTTCCTGTATCCAAATGAGCACGGGTTAGTTCCTAAGGACGGTTCGGAAAGCCCAAATACTCACTTGCCAGTGCAATGCAGTTTCAAAGCACTCTCAACGTGAAAACGACAATAATCACAACAAAATATGCAAGCAGAGGAGGATAGGTCGTGAACTATCGGGGCAATATTCGTGCGCGCTTTGCGCGAGCGTCGGCTTACGACAGGAATTCGGCGGGTTTCCTCTGCTCACCTTCATGCGAGACGCGCCTGAGGCCGGACATCGGCAAATAAGGACGCGAAGGGGTTGCGCGCAGACTAGGGCCGTCTGTGTCGATGCGTATAAGGCCGAGGCTTACACGCAACCCCTACCATATCCACCCATTGGCGAATTTTGTGACGCTGCCCATTTCTAAGGAGGCTAAGATGACCACCGCATGTGATGAAAAACGTATCGAATTGAAGCCGATTTCGATCTGCAGACGAGAGGTTGAAGTCGCGATGGTGGAAATGCTCGTCAGTTTGCAGAAACGTGGATGGTCGGCTGCGGAATTGGCATTGGAGCTCGCCGATGCCTCCGAAGATCTCGTCATGCTGATCGCGACCAAAAGGCTTCGACCGCATTAAAAGAAGGTCGCGTGAAATTATGCTGTCTCTGACTGAATGGAATGGCAGCACTGTCGGGCGCGGCGCCGTGATTTCCCACGCAATCACCACTCATCACGTCAGTCGCCGCGCCGGAGATGGCTTGACCATATTCCGGGCGCAGCACCGATACGGTGCCAAGCCTCCCGTCGGCGGCGGTTCCTCCACATCCGAACTGTTCTGCCTCAGCTTTACGACCATCACTTGTCTTCTAATTTTCGATGCGCTAAATTACAAGAATTAGTTGCATCCGTTTGTGCCGGCTCGATAGGACGGATGGCTGCAGAAGTGATATCTTCGGATGCCAACATGATCTGGAACCATCGCATTACGCGCATCGTTGTTGGGTTGCTGCTGCTGACACTCGTGACTGTCGTCTCATTGCCGACGATCACCGGCTTTACGAGCCTTGATGGCACGGTCAATGCGCGGTTTGCTGTCGTTAACGCGCCAATCGACGGCACGATTGCGGAAGACCCCCCCAAGGTCGGCAGCCCGGTCAAAGCGGGACAATCGCTGGCTGAAATCAGAAATACACGCGTCAATCACGCAATCCTCGCGTCGCTTGAGGCGGATCGCAATACGGCGCTCGACCGCGTCGCGGCGCTGAAAAAAGAACGGGAGGAGCTCTCCACGCTACGCGAGGAATTGTCTGCCAGATTGGAAATCTATAGGCAGACCACCATTGCCAATCTCGAACGCGAAGTCGCAATCCTGCGGAAAAAAGTCGAAGTGTCGCAAGCGCAGGATCTGGTCGCGCAGGTCGACCTGAGCCGCCGGATGCAGCTCGAGTCAAAAGGCATTCTGACGCAGAAGCTGGTTGAGGCCGCGCGGGCTGCTGGCGCTGCGACCGGCGGCGAGGTCGAAATCAGCAACCTGACTGTCGATCAATTGCAACAAAGGCTCAATGCGGTCCGCCAGGGTATCTTTGTCTTCGGCGACGGACAGAATGACGTGCCTTATTCGCGACAGCGTGAAGACGAGGTGGTCGTTCGCATCAATGACTTGAACTCGCGCATAGCGGAAAACGAGACACGAGCGACCGAAGTTCAAAAGCAGCTGGTCAAAGAGGCAGGCCGCGTCAGCAGCCTTGAATCCGCAACTGCAACAGCGCCTTTCGACGGCGTTGTTTGGACCAGGAGTATCGTCAACGGTTCCAACGTCATGCTGAACGACGAGCTGATGCGCCTTCTCGACTGCCGAGAGTTGTTTGTGGATATTCTTGTCCCTGAGGTCAACTATGACGAGATCTATCCAGAACTCGTCGCTCAGGTGCGCCTGTTTGGCCGCAGCGATGTTTTCAATGGGACGGTCGTGTCCGTCAGAGGCAGTTCGGCTTCGGTCGAGGCCGATTCCTTTGCCGCCAGTTTGCCGCCGTCGACACAACGCAACGCCCGCATTCGGGTTCGCCTCGATCCATCCTTCATGAACGATGACTTTGCCAACTCCTGCCAGGTAGGGCGCACAGTGCAGGTGCGGTTTTCCAAACACGGCATCAACGTATCCAACTGGGTCAAAAGCCTGTGGTTCAGTATCTTGTAGCGCTGGTTCCGACCTTTGTCGTTTTGGCCTTCTTCTTCGTGGGGCCGTTCAATTGGTCGCGCCATCACACCTGGACACGGGCGGTGACCTGCGCGGTTGTCGCAGCAGTCGCATTGCGATACATGTTCTGGCGTTTGACGGAGACAGTGCTTCCCTATCCCGACGGCGGTGCGAGTTTCTACTGGGTCTGGATCCTCTTCATCGTCGAGATTTTGGCGTGCGTCGAAGTCATTCTCTTTCTGGTATTGATGAGCCGCTACGTCGACCGCAGCGCAGAAGCGGACAGGCTGGCCCGCGTTTTCTTTGCGCGAGAGCAGCGCGAGCTGCCGACTGTCGATGTTTTCATTCCCACCTATAATGAGCCCCTCGACGTGCTCGAGAGAACCATCATCGGCGCCCGCTCGCTGGATTATCCTGCCGACAAATTGAATGTCTATGTGCTTGACGATCAACGCCGAGATTGGCTGAAGGCCTATTGCGAGGAAAAAAACGTCATCCACGTCACGCGCGGCGACAACAGCCATGCCAAAGCAGGCAACATGAACAACGGGCTGAAGGTCAGCTCGGGCGAGTTTATTGCGATCTTCGACGCCGATTTTGTGCCCTATCGGCATTTCCTTCGCCGGACGCTGCCCTTCTTTTTAGATGACAGCATCGGCATCGTCCAGACACCGCAACATTTCTTCAATGTCGATCCGGTGCAATCAAACCTTGGCCTGGAGAATATCTGGCCGGACGAGCAGCGCTTGTTCTTCGACGAGATCGCGCCCAGCCGAGATGCCTGGGACGTCAGTTTCTGCTGCGGGTCATGCTCGATTGCCCGCCGCGAGGCCGTTGACGCGATAGGCGGGTTTCCAACGGAGTCGATCACGGAAGACCTGCTGACAACTCTTTCGATGCTCAACAAAGGCTACAAGACGCGCTATCTGAACGAGCGGCTATCGATGGGACTGGCCGCCGAAAACCTGACCGGGTATTTTGTGCAGCGTGAACGATGGTGTCAGGGGGGTATTCAAACCCTTTACCTCTATAACGGCCCGCTGCGCGGCCCGGGATTGACGCTCTTTCAACGGATCATGTTCCTGCCGGCATCATGGCTGGTACAGTATCTGGTCCGCTTCACGATATTGCTCGTCCCCATCGTCTATCTTTGGTTCGGCCTGCTCCCGCTCTATTTCACTGACATAGCCGATTATGTCTCTCATCAGGTGCCGTTGCTGGCGGCGTATTTTCTGCTGATGCTGTGGATCACGCCGACCCGGTACTTGCCTGTGATTTCCAGCGCCGTCGGGACCTTTTCAACATTCCGCATGTTGCCGACCGTGGTCTCCAGCCTGGTGAGGCCATTTGGTAAGCCGTTCAGGGTAACGCCAAAGGGCAGCGGCAATGAGTCGAACCAGTTCGACCGCTACAGCTTCGCCTGGATCGCAATCATGATCACGGTCACTGTCCTTGGACTTCTGGTCAACGTCGTACCGGAAACGTCGCATGTACAAGGCCAGTTTTCACCGGTCGCGGCGTGGTGGTCAGGCATCAATGTCGTCGTACTGCTCATCGCGTCGCTGATCTGCTTTGAGAAACCCCGGCGTCTGTTTCATGCGTTCAAGCTCGATGAACCCGCTGTCGTCGACGACGTCCCCGGCCAAATCGTCAGTCTGGCACTGGACAAGGCGGTCGTTGCAGTCCCCAGCATGGCCCGATTTCAATCCAAATCGGTCATGCTGAAACTCCCCGGCTTCGCCCCGTTCAAAGCGGAGCTCGGACAGGTCACTCAACGACGAAGCAGCGTAAGTCGCAGCGGCGACAAGCAAGTCTATTACCTGCATCTGTATTTCGAAGTCAGCGGCGCTGCTCGCGACAGCATGATTGTCAAACTCTACACCGGTCAATATTCGCGGGATATTCGCGACATCGACAAGGTTGCTGTTTCTCTTAACCTGTTGTTGCGGTCATTCGGGCGAACGCGCACGTTGTAGCCCAATTCAGGCGAGAGTTCGTCGCCTTGAACAGGTTCGAACTAGTGGCCCAGTGGTGGACAATAGAAGCTGTTGAAAAGCCAAGTCCGTCGGGAGCAGCACAGCCCTTTGGAAAACCTTTTAGAAACAAACTCAGTTCATTCGATTGCCGACATAAATGCGGGGATCTGTTGCTCGAAGAACTTCGAGAACGAGGCGATACGGGGCGGTAGCGCCTGATACGGGGGGTAGTACAGGGTCAACCACAAATTCGGCGGCGACCAGTCCCGCAGGACGTGGACGAGCCGTCCGGTCCGCAGATGCTCGGCCATATGGAACTTGGGCAGCATGGCGACCCCGACGCCGTCCGCCGCCATGCTCGCCAGCACTTCCCCGCTGTTGGCGCTGAATGCGCGGCCGGCAGAAATCGTGGCGCTGCCGCTGCCGTCCGACAGCGTCCAGGTCTCCCGCTTGCTGTCACCGCTATAGGCCAGGCAATCGTCGGGAACGAGTTCGTTCGGATGCTTCATGTCGGAAAACCGGCTGCCCGGCGCTGCGACGAGGATACGGCGCACGACGCTGATCTTGCGCCAGATCGTAAACTTGTCCGAGGGTGCCGCGGAAATGCGGATCGCCAGATCGTAATCGTCGTCGATGATATTCACGAGCCCATCGGCAAGCGAGATCTCGAAGCTGATCTTCGGGTAGCGTTCCCTGAATGCGGAGAGGATAGGCGGCAGGACCTGTTGGCCGAACCAGGTCGGTGCGCTTATCCGCAGGCGGCCATGATCCGCCTTATGGGTATTCATCACATCCTTGCGCGCGTTGTCGAGCGCCTGCACGGCCGGCTGGATCTGTGCGGCGAAGATTG from Rhizobium sp. WSM4643 encodes:
- the ubiV gene encoding ubiquinone anaerobic biosynthesis protein UbiV — encoded protein: MTPLKLTLGPLLYLWPTERWRDFYFEIADQSPVDVVVLGETVCSKRLHFMEGEFAAVVERLEAAGKQVRLSTLALVTIDREVKYQRAFANADTHLVEANDLSALHLLKGRTHAVGPFVNVYNGATARILARNGATSVCLPPELPAASIAEIAGSCPDVAFELFAFGRVPLAISARCAHARSKGRTKDNCQFVCQEDPDGLPVNTLSGQSFLALNGVQTVSHSCQALFEEPAETRSLGVASLRLSPQACDMTAVSRLFRALADGAISSLEARARLLQAYPGAALSNGFHHGLAGAEWVARLRNSQGPDR
- a CDS encoding methyl-accepting chemotaxis protein, with amino-acid sequence MPSKLFTRISAKLTAMSAVGIFMVLALLAAVWVGDASTGRNADFGRMQLVISRDLVDAKASLRGMMMGMLELRLAETSIDATKAREYVSKRHESATKYLASASAHVTLQANKDRIAKVAELTSQWMTEYEGLSNSIDARLGSASNGSEASAEEKAAQGKLLNIADQIGSLLDECVNAAKSKAEEAGVQMSSASSLALQISLGMGFLVVATLVASAIFGSKAIARPIGQLTSSMKQLADGDLETAVPFASRTDEIGEMAGAVDVFKQNGIRIRQLNAQERALQEKNADLSSNISAVVAAAVAGDFTQRIQKAYENPDLDRFAASVNELVASVHRGVGETQRVIAALAHGDLTNEMRGEFQGSFAELKRDVNATMDGLRTVMAEVRAAIETINSGTGELSHASGDLSKRTEQQAAALEETAASLEEITSAVKSSTERAAEASHMVTEARRSTDQSSAVVADAVAAMGRIEKASGEISQIINVIDEIAFQTNLLALNAGVEAARAGEAGKGFAVVAQEVRELAQRSARAAKDIKDLITRSGTEVQSGVRLVTATGEALSLIQGQVTRINEHVQSIATAAKEQTTGLSEVNTAINQMDQVTQQNAAMVEEATASTSRLAEEVVSLSQLISRFKVQADGRPTLSLAGAVSHHSPSASPARALRQTLANAVGAKAV
- a CDS encoding VOC family protein codes for the protein MADETVNVRYIVENVEVAVEWYVAHLGFSLISKHAPAFADIRRGALRLLLSGPRSSAGRPMPDGEQPIPGGWNRIHLIVNDLTTEVARLRASGVRFRNDVVTGPGGSQILLIDPSGNLIELFQPARQ
- a CDS encoding SMC-Scp complex subunit ScpB; this encodes MMSGIVRMNHIGGGQGAIAVSLHVFVDRCIEERETSCQLAHDVDIPFETHARVACEAGAVEGRPEIMVMVAYHQPITRGETQGLPEVRRDVIAHLRSLGLVSSYPRSPQPGGLYTLVTTKAFLSPFGLVSLRDLGFGAHRGYRLLKEGPP
- a CDS encoding HlyD family secretion protein: MIWNHRITRIVVGLLLLTLVTVVSLPTITGFTSLDGTVNARFAVVNAPIDGTIAEDPPKVGSPVKAGQSLAEIRNTRVNHAILASLEADRNTALDRVAALKKEREELSTLREELSARLEIYRQTTIANLEREVAILRKKVEVSQAQDLVAQVDLSRRMQLESKGILTQKLVEAARAAGAATGGEVEISNLTVDQLQQRLNAVRQGIFVFGDGQNDVPYSRQREDEVVVRINDLNSRIAENETRATEVQKQLVKEAGRVSSLESATATAPFDGVVWTRSIVNGSNVMLNDELMRLLDCRELFVDILVPEVNYDEIYPELVAQVRLFGRSDVFNGTVVSVRGSSASVEADSFAASLPPSTQRNARIRVRLDPSFMNDDFANSCQVGRTVQVRFSKHGINVSNWVKSLWFSIL
- a CDS encoding glycosyltransferase — its product is MVQYLVALVPTFVVLAFFFVGPFNWSRHHTWTRAVTCAVVAAVALRYMFWRLTETVLPYPDGGASFYWVWILFIVEILACVEVILFLVLMSRYVDRSAEADRLARVFFAREQRELPTVDVFIPTYNEPLDVLERTIIGARSLDYPADKLNVYVLDDQRRDWLKAYCEEKNVIHVTRGDNSHAKAGNMNNGLKVSSGEFIAIFDADFVPYRHFLRRTLPFFLDDSIGIVQTPQHFFNVDPVQSNLGLENIWPDEQRLFFDEIAPSRDAWDVSFCCGSCSIARREAVDAIGGFPTESITEDLLTTLSMLNKGYKTRYLNERLSMGLAAENLTGYFVQRERWCQGGIQTLYLYNGPLRGPGLTLFQRIMFLPASWLVQYLVRFTILLVPIVYLWFGLLPLYFTDIADYVSHQVPLLAAYFLLMLWITPTRYLPVISSAVGTFSTFRMLPTVVSSLVRPFGKPFRVTPKGSGNESNQFDRYSFAWIAIMITVTVLGLLVNVVPETSHVQGQFSPVAAWWSGINVVVLLIASLICFEKPRRLFHAFKLDEPAVVDDVPGQIVSLALDKAVVAVPSMARFQSKSVMLKLPGFAPFKAELGQVTQRRSSVSRSGDKQVYYLHLYFEVSGAARDSMIVKLYTGQYSRDIRDIDKVAVSLNLLLRSFGRTRTL
- a CDS encoding LysR family transcriptional regulator: MNDYKLLRTFLLAAEKRNFAQVARELDMTPAAVTRAIAALEEDLGVQLFVRTTRQVSLTTDGAIFAAQIQPAVQALDNARKDVMNTHKADHGRLRISAPTWFGQQVLPPILSAFRERYPKISFEISLADGLVNIIDDDYDLAIRISAAPSDKFTIWRKISVVRRILVAAPGSRFSDMKHPNELVPDDCLAYSGDSKRETWTLSDGSGSATISAGRAFSANSGEVLASMAADGVGVAMLPKFHMAEHLRTGRLVHVLRDWSPPNLWLTLYYPPYQALPPRIASFSKFFEQQIPAFMSAIE